Proteins encoded by one window of Chrysiogenes arsenatis DSM 11915:
- a CDS encoding ribose-phosphate diphosphokinase, translating to MKNDIVVISGNASRELAGMICTELGMPLGDAFVGRFSDGETRVKINENVRGRDVFVVQSTCSPVNEHLMELLIMCDALKRASANSITAVIPYFGYARQDRKAEPRVPITAKMVADLLQTVGVTRLLTMDLHAGQIQGYFNIPVDNLYAMPILVDHIRKKQLDNLVVVSPDAGGMERARAFAKALDAGLAMIDKRRTAPNVAEVMNVIGDVEGKNLAIVDDIIDTAGTICHAVHALKERGANDIYGVCTHPVFSGPAIERINQTPFKEVLTTDTISLKGGNGGCDKVRVVTVAKLIATAINRINHSKSISSLFV from the coding sequence ATGAAAAATGACATTGTAGTGATTTCAGGGAATGCCAGCCGCGAATTAGCGGGGATGATTTGCACCGAGTTAGGAATGCCGCTGGGCGATGCTTTTGTCGGACGTTTCAGCGACGGAGAAACGCGCGTGAAAATCAACGAAAACGTTCGCGGTCGTGATGTTTTCGTGGTGCAATCAACGTGCAGCCCCGTGAATGAACACTTGATGGAACTTCTCATCATGTGCGATGCGCTGAAGCGTGCTTCGGCAAACAGCATCACTGCCGTTATCCCGTATTTTGGCTACGCCAGACAAGACCGCAAAGCTGAGCCACGCGTACCGATCACCGCCAAGATGGTGGCCGATTTACTGCAAACGGTCGGTGTCACACGCCTGTTGACGATGGACTTGCACGCGGGGCAAATTCAGGGCTACTTCAATATTCCCGTCGATAACCTGTATGCTATGCCGATTCTGGTTGATCATATCCGCAAAAAACAACTCGATAACCTTGTGGTTGTCAGCCCCGATGCTGGTGGCATGGAGCGGGCGCGGGCGTTTGCTAAGGCACTTGATGCAGGTTTAGCAATGATTGATAAGCGACGTACCGCTCCCAACGTGGCCGAAGTGATGAACGTCATCGGCGATGTTGAGGGGAAAAATCTTGCGATTGTGGACGATATTATTGACACCGCGGGAACCATTTGTCACGCGGTCCACGCTCTGAAAGAGCGCGGTGCCAACGATATTTACGGGGTTTGCACCCATCCTGTCTTCAGTGGCCCTGCCATTGAGCGGATCAATCAGACGCCGTTTAAAGAGGTTTTAACAACGGATACAATATCGCTTAAAGGTGGCAATGGTGGCTGCGATAAGGTGCGGGTGGTGACGGTAGCGAAACTGATTGCTACCGCGATCAACCGGATTAACCATTCAAAAAGTATTAGTTCGCTCTTTGTGTAA